In Solanum pennellii chromosome 7, SPENNV200, the following are encoded in one genomic region:
- the LOC107026471 gene encoding nucleolar GTP-binding protein 1-like translates to MVQYNFKKITVVPNGKDFVDIILSRTQRQTPTVVHKGYAISRIRQFYMRKVKYTQQNFYDKLSTIIDEFPRLDDIHPFYGDLLHVLYNKDHYKLALGQINTARNLISKVAKDYVKLLKYGDSLYRCKSLKVAALGRMCTVIKRIGPSLAYLEQIRQHMARLPSIDPNTRTILICGYPNVGKSSFINKITRADVDVQPYAFTTKSLFVGHTDYKYLRYQVIDTPGILDRPFEDRNIIEMCSITALAHLRAAVLFFLDISGSCGYSIAQQAALFHSIKSLFMNKPLMIVCNKTDLQPLDGISEEDKKLVTEMKDEAMKTVIGQGGEATDEAGVLLTMSTLTEDGVISVKNAACERLLNQRVELKMKSKKLNDCLNRFHVAMPKPRDQKERPPCIPEVVLEARAKQAEADAEKQKRKLERDLENENGGAGVYSASLRKHYLLANEEWKEDIMPEILDGHNVYDFVDPDILQRLEELEREEGLRQEEEGDDDFEMDGAELTPEEKAALAEIRKKKSLLIQQHRMKKSTAESRPTVPRKFDKDKEFTSKRMGRQLSALGLDPTLAINRARSKSRGRKRERSVERGDDIGNDAMDVDEITPSKKQRRSRSLSMSRSRSMSRPRSEFVPGEGFKDKPQKEKAIKMFKNSANKRNKDARRGESDRVIPTLKPKHLFSGKRSSGKTDRR, encoded by the coding sequence ATGGTGCAGTACAATTTTAAGAAGATTACAGTGGTTCCTAATGGGAAGGACTTTGTTGATATCATTCTGTCTCGCACACAACGTCAAACTCCTACTGTTGTGCACAAAGGATATGCTATCTCTCGTATACGTCAATTTTACATGCGCAAAGTGAAATATACGCAGCAGAATTTCTATGACAAGCTCTCCACCATTATTGATGAGTTCCCTAGGCTTGATGACATCCATCCTTTCTATGGGGACCTTCTTCATGTTCTCTACAACAAAGACCATTACAAGCTTGCCCTTGGCCAAATTAATACTGCTAGAAATTTGATTTCTAAAGTAGCTAAAGATTATGTGAAACTGTTGAAATATGGTGACTCACTCTATCGGTGCAAGTCCCTGAAAGTTGCGGCTCTTGGACGTATGTGCACTGTTATAAAGCGCATTGGCCCAAGTTTAGCTTATTTGGAGCAGATTAGGCAGCACATGGCAAGACTTCCCTCAATTGATCCCAATACTCGAACCATCTTGATTTGTGGATATCCAAATGTTGGAAAGAGTTCATTCATTAACAAGATTACTAGAGCAGATGTGGATGTGCAGCCTTATGCCTTCACTACAAAGTCCTTGTTTGTCGGTCATACTGACTACAAATATCTGAGGTATCAAGTGATTGACACTCCAGGTATCTTGGATAGGCCATTTGAGGATCGTAATATCATTGAAATGTGCAGTATTACAGCTCTAGCACATCTGAGGGCGGCTgtgttattttttcttgatatttctGGGTCTTGTGGCTATAGCATTGCGCAACAGGCTGCTCTTTTCCACAGCATCAAATCGCTTTTTATGAACAAACCATTGATGATCGTATGCAACAAAACGGACTTGCAGCCATTAGATGGGATTTCTGAGGAAGATAAGAAGTTAGTCACAGAGATGAAAGATGAAGCTATGAAGACAGTGATAGGTCAAGGTGGCGAGGCAACAGATGAAGCAGGTGTGCTTTTAACTATGAGCACTTTGACCGAAGATGGTGTAATTTCAGTAAAAAATGCAGCTTGTGAGAGGTTATTGAATCAAAGGGTGGAGTTGAAAATGAAGTCGAAAAAGTTGAATGACTGCTTGAACCGTTTCCATGTTGCTATGCCAAAACCACGTGACCAGAAAGAGAGGCCACCATGCATACCTGAGGTAGTGTTGGAAGCCAGAGCGAAGCAGGCCGAGGCAGATGCTGAGAAACAGAAAAGGAAGCTTGAGAGAGATCTGGAGAATGAGAATGGAGGTGCTGGTGTTTATTCCGCGAGCTTGAGGAAGCACTATCTATTAGCAAATGAAGAGTGGAAGGAAGATATAATGCCTGAAATTTTAGATGGGCACAATGTCTATGACTTTGTTGACCCTGATATCTTACAAAGGCTTGAAGAATTAGAGAGAGAAGAAGGTCTTCGTCAGGAAGAAGAAGGAGATGATGATTTTGAGATGGACGGTGCAGAGCTTACCCCTGAAGAAAAAGCAGCATTAGCTGAAATCCGGAAAAAGAAAAGTTTGCTCATTCAACAACATAGAATGAAGAAGAGCACCGCAGAGAGCCGACCCACTGTACCTAGAAAGTTTGACAAAGACAAGGAGTTCACTTCAAAAAGAATGGGAAGACAATTATCTGCTTTGGGATTGGATCCAACTCTAGCTATCAATCGAGCCCGAAGTAAATCAAGGGGTCGTAAGCGAGAGAGATCAGTTGAACGTGGAGATGACATTGGTAATGATGCAATGGATGTAGACGAGATTACTCCTAGCAAGAAGCAACGTAGATCTAGATCACTTTCCATGTCAAGATCAAGGTCAATGTCACGACCTCGAAGTGAATTTGTTCCAGGGGAGGGCTTCAAGGACAAACCCCAGAAGGAAAAGGCTATAAAGATGTTTAAGAATTCTGCTAATAAGAGGAACAAGGATGCTCGACGGGGAGAGTCTGATAGAGTCATTCCTACTCTGAAACCAAAACATCTCTTCTCTGGTAAGCGATCAAGTGGCAAAACTGACAGGCGGTAG